A single window of Campylobacter concisus DNA harbors:
- a CDS encoding C4-dicarboxylate ABC transporter has translation MKFLQALLFTCAISGLAFGADKVYTIKFAHVVAASTPKGKAADFFAKRAEELSGGKLKVQVFPSAQLLDDDRVFGALKLGNVQMAAPSFSKFTPIVPQFQLFDLPFIFKDAEHLHKVQDGEVGEELKGLVTKKGFVALDYWDAGFKHFSSSKKPVLVPEDAKGQKFRIQSSKVLEEQIKVVGGNPQVLPFSEVYSALQQGVVDATENPLSNFYNSKFHEVQSSLTLSSHGYLGYLVVMSDKFWSKLPDDLKANVKQALSEATAFEREETAKEDAHVIAELEKYIAASKKLEIYKIDDAQKAEWQKVMQSIYPKFYDVIGKDLIEKTLGTKS, from the coding sequence ATGAAATTCTTACAAGCTTTACTTTTTACTTGTGCCATCAGTGGCTTAGCATTTGGTGCCGATAAGGTCTATACTATCAAATTTGCTCACGTTGTCGCAGCTTCTACGCCAAAGGGTAAGGCAGCTGACTTCTTTGCTAAGCGTGCTGAGGAGCTAAGTGGGGGCAAACTAAAAGTTCAAGTTTTCCCATCAGCTCAGCTACTTGATGATGATAGAGTTTTTGGCGCGCTAAAGCTTGGCAATGTCCAAATGGCAGCTCCTAGTTTTTCTAAATTTACACCTATCGTACCGCAGTTTCAGCTGTTTGACCTGCCTTTCATCTTTAAAGATGCAGAGCACCTTCATAAGGTCCAAGACGGCGAGGTCGGCGAGGAGCTAAAAGGCCTTGTGACTAAGAAAGGCTTTGTGGCGCTTGATTACTGGGATGCTGGATTTAAGCACTTTAGCTCAAGCAAAAAACCAGTTCTTGTGCCAGAAGATGCAAAAGGACAAAAATTTAGAATCCAAAGCTCAAAGGTGCTTGAAGAACAAATTAAAGTAGTTGGTGGCAACCCACAAGTTTTACCATTTTCAGAGGTTTACTCTGCACTTCAACAAGGCGTAGTTGATGCGACTGAAAACCCGCTTTCAAATTTCTATAACTCAAAATTTCACGAAGTTCAAAGCTCGCTTACACTTTCAAGCCACGGATATTTGGGCTATTTAGTCGTTATGAGCGATAAATTTTGGAGCAAGCTACCAGATGATCTAAAAGCAAATGTAAAACAAGCTCTAAGCGAAGCAACAGCTTTTGAGAGAGAAGAGACAGCAAAAGAGGACGCTCACGTCATAGCTGAGCTTGAAAAATACATCGCTGCTAGTAAAAAACTAGAAATTTATAAGATCGATGACGCACAAAAAGCCGAGTGGCAGAAGGTTATGCAGTCAATCTATCCTAAATTTTACGATGTTATCGGTAAAGACCTCATAGAAAAGACTCTTGGGACAAAATCATGA
- a CDS encoding 2-Cys peroxiredoxin yields the protein MATTKFKGSEVNLSGNEVFVGSYAPEAKVVAQDLSEFSVGGNNGVEVLVCLPSLDTGVCAAEARKFNEKVAGKHGVKLSIISNDLPFAMGRFCTTEGIANLRVGSDFRYGEFAKNYGVLMSDGPLKGLLARAVFVINDGVIIHKQIVPELTEEPNYDAVFDAIKSSGSCGCGCH from the coding sequence ATGGCAACTACAAAATTTAAAGGTAGTGAGGTAAATTTAAGTGGAAATGAGGTCTTTGTAGGCTCTTATGCACCTGAGGCAAAAGTCGTAGCACAAGATCTTAGCGAGTTTAGTGTAGGCGGAAATAATGGCGTAGAAGTACTTGTTTGCTTACCATCACTTGATACTGGCGTTTGCGCAGCAGAGGCTCGTAAATTTAACGAAAAAGTAGCTGGCAAACATGGCGTAAAACTAAGTATCATCTCAAATGATTTGCCATTTGCGATGGGGAGATTTTGCACGACTGAAGGCATAGCAAATTTACGTGTCGGAAGCGACTTTAGATACGGAGAATTTGCTAAAAACTATGGCGTTTTAATGAGCGATGGTCCACTAAAAGGACTACTTGCAAGAGCGGTATTTGTCATCAATGATGGCGTAATAATTCACAAACAAATCGTCCCTGAATTGACAGAAGAGCCAAACTACGATGCTGTATTTGATGCTATTAAAAGTAGTGGTAGTTGTGGTTGTGGCTGCCATTAA
- a CDS encoding C4-dicarboxylate ABC transporter permease: protein MTIAFLFILLFALMLIGVPVAVSLGTSTVLTMIFFTDIDVATIPQLIFDGINKFSLMAIPMFILAGNLLSKGGSARRIIDFAKSMVGHLPGGLPMSAIFACIIFAAVSGSSPATVVAIGSIMFVAIKEAGYPKEYAVGGITTAGSLGILIPPSVVMIVYGVTAEVSIGKLFMAGVIPGLMLGAFMLVQTYVGAKKLGFKATKAEPFKVRVQKFAKAFWALLIVVVVIGGIYGGIFTPTEAAAASAVYALFISLFIYRDIKVKDLWDICLDSALTTAMIFFIIANAVVFAYLLTSEQIPQAIASMILDANIGMIGFLIFVNILLFIMGQFMEPSSVIMIMVPLLLPIATQLGVDPIHFGIILVVNMEIGMVTPPVGLNLFVASGLTNMNLKEVIMACLPWTLTLFFGLILVTYIPQISLWLPNMMYGH from the coding sequence ATGACAATAGCATTTTTATTTATCCTACTTTTTGCACTGATGCTAATAGGCGTGCCAGTGGCGGTTTCGCTGGGAACTAGTACGGTTTTGACGATGATATTTTTTACAGATATCGACGTCGCTACGATCCCGCAGCTAATTTTTGATGGTATCAATAAATTTTCGCTAATGGCGATCCCGATGTTTATCTTGGCTGGAAATTTACTAAGTAAAGGTGGCTCAGCAAGACGTATCATCGACTTTGCAAAGTCTATGGTCGGACACTTGCCAGGTGGCTTGCCTATGAGTGCGATATTTGCCTGCATCATCTTTGCTGCAGTCTCTGGAAGCTCGCCTGCGACGGTTGTGGCTATTGGCTCAATTATGTTTGTGGCGATAAAAGAGGCTGGCTATCCAAAAGAGTACGCAGTGGGCGGCATAACTACGGCTGGCTCGCTTGGAATTTTGATCCCGCCTTCAGTTGTTATGATAGTTTACGGCGTAACAGCAGAGGTAAGTATCGGCAAGCTCTTTATGGCTGGCGTCATACCTGGTCTTATGCTTGGCGCATTTATGCTTGTTCAAACTTATGTTGGCGCAAAAAAACTTGGCTTTAAAGCAACTAAGGCTGAGCCATTTAAAGTAAGAGTGCAGAAATTTGCCAAAGCATTTTGGGCGCTTTTAATCGTTGTTGTGGTTATTGGCGGAATTTATGGAGGTATTTTCACTCCGACAGAAGCTGCTGCAGCAAGTGCGGTCTATGCGCTATTTATCTCGCTTTTCATATATAGAGATATAAAAGTAAAAGATCTTTGGGATATCTGCCTAGACTCGGCTCTTACAACAGCTATGATATTTTTCATCATCGCAAACGCTGTTGTTTTTGCATATTTGCTAACTAGCGAGCAGATCCCTCAAGCAATCGCTTCGATGATACTTGACGCAAATATCGGCATGATAGGATTTTTGATATTTGTAAATATCTTGCTATTTATCATGGGTCAGTTTATGGAGCCTTCAAGCGTTATCATGATCATGGTGCCACTCTTGCTTCCGATAGCTACACAGCTTGGTGTTGATCCTATTCACTTTGGTATCATCTTGGTTGTAAATATGGAGATAGGTATGGTGACTCCGCCTGTTGGACTAAATTTATTTGTCGCAAGCGGTCTTACAAATATGAACTTAAAAGAGGTCATCATGGCGTGCTTGCCGTGGACGCTGACCTTGTTCTTTGGCCTTATCTTGGTTACTTATATACCACAAATTTCTCTTTGGTTGCCAAACATGATGTATGGACATTAA
- a CDS encoding cystathionine beta-lyase, with translation MKYDFDTLISRDGTNSSKWRMKNDVLPMWVADMDFKAAPEILNALQKRLDNGVFGYSFIPKEWNEAIKGWWKRRHDVSFENDWMCFCTGVIPAISTAIRRFSNPGDQILVQAPVYHVFFNCIKNNGREILSNDLIYKDGSYEIDFEDLEAKLAQPLTTMMLLCNPHNPIGKIWDKETLKKIGELCYKHDVLVISDEIHCDITDPGLSYVPFISVSEECKNNSITCISPTKAFNIAGLQSSAIVTPNEQIRARINAAVNYDEIGEANAFAITATIAAFNDSQTWLDELREYLFENKKIVINFIKEQNLPVKLLPSNATYLLWLDCSAFCEDSSEFMNFLRDKAGLWLNDGNAYRGDRFFLRMNIATQRARVLEGLKRLQNGINLYTSKK, from the coding sequence ATGAAGTACGATTTTGATACGCTTATTAGCAGAGATGGCACCAACTCATCGAAGTGGCGAATGAAAAACGATGTTTTGCCAATGTGGGTTGCTGATATGGATTTTAAGGCTGCACCTGAAATTTTAAATGCCCTACAAAAGCGTCTTGATAATGGCGTCTTTGGCTACTCATTTATTCCAAAAGAGTGGAACGAAGCGATTAAAGGCTGGTGGAAAAGGCGTCATGATGTTAGCTTTGAAAACGATTGGATGTGCTTTTGCACTGGCGTTATACCAGCGATTTCAACTGCGATTAGAAGATTTAGCAATCCAGGAGATCAAATTTTAGTTCAAGCTCCCGTCTATCACGTATTTTTTAACTGCATCAAAAATAATGGTCGTGAAATTTTATCAAACGACCTTATCTATAAAGATGGCTCTTATGAGATTGATTTTGAAGACCTTGAAGCAAAGCTAGCTCAGCCGCTAACAACTATGATGCTTCTTTGCAATCCACACAATCCAATAGGAAAAATTTGGGACAAAGAGACGCTTAAAAAAATAGGCGAGCTTTGCTATAAGCATGATGTTTTGGTTATCAGCGATGAGATCCACTGCGATATAACTGATCCTGGTCTAAGCTATGTGCCATTTATCAGCGTTAGTGAAGAGTGTAAAAATAACTCAATCACATGCATCTCACCTACAAAAGCCTTTAATATCGCAGGACTTCAAAGCTCAGCTATCGTCACACCAAATGAGCAGATACGTGCCAGAATAAATGCGGCTGTAAATTATGATGAGATAGGTGAAGCAAATGCCTTTGCGATAACTGCGACAATAGCGGCATTTAACGATAGTCAAACATGGCTTGATGAGCTTAGGGAGTATCTTTTTGAAAACAAAAAAATCGTTATAAATTTTATAAAAGAGCAAAATTTACCAGTAAAACTTCTGCCTTCAAATGCGACTTATCTTTTGTGGCTTGATTGTAGCGCGTTTTGCGAGGATTCGAGCGAATTTATGAATTTCTTGCGTGATAAAGCTGGACTATGGCTAAATGACGGCAATGCTTACAGGGGAGATAGATTTTTCCTCCGTATGAATATCGCAACCCAAAGAGCCAGAGTGCTTGAAGGGCTAAAACGCTTACAAAATGGTATAAATTTATACACTTCAAAAAAATAA
- a CDS encoding C4-dicarboxylate ABC transporter permease, which yields MKSFFNVLDIAIASLNKTIAVVGLASGTLLAFANVMARYFFDKSWSWASELSNYLFIWSAFFAAAYGFNKGIHVSVTILVEKFPPALAKACLIFSHVLTTVFLLFIAVYSIDYLQILHEIEQMIIDLGIPQWVPMVVLPIAFVTASYRSTEKAIKVALTPAENVVSNEAHELAHGSVVKD from the coding sequence ATGAAGAGCTTTTTTAATGTCCTTGATATAGCGATAGCCTCACTAAATAAAACTATCGCAGTAGTTGGGCTCGCAAGTGGAACATTGCTAGCCTTTGCAAATGTTATGGCTAGATATTTTTTCGATAAAAGCTGGTCTTGGGCGAGCGAGCTATCAAACTATCTTTTTATCTGGTCGGCGTTTTTTGCCGCGGCATACGGCTTTAATAAGGGCATTCACGTCAGTGTAACTATTTTGGTGGAAAAATTTCCACCAGCCCTTGCAAAAGCGTGTTTAATCTTCTCTCATGTACTAACTACTGTATTTTTGTTATTTATCGCAGTCTATTCGATTGATTATCTACAAATTCTTCACGAGATCGAGCAGATGATAATAGACCTTGGCATACCTCAATGGGTCCCTATGGTAGTGCTTCCAATAGCCTTCGTTACAGCTAGCTACCGCTCAACCGAAAAAGCCATAAAAGTAGCTCTAACGCCTGCAGAAAATGTCGTGAGCAATGAAGCGCACGAGCTAGCTCATGGAAGCGTAGTCAAAGATTAA
- a CDS encoding S-adenosylmethionine tRNA ribosyltransferase, with the protein MRAFIGIFILIVGLFGYEINHENWAKFYKFIGEANGIKFEVYMNYFKDEFENFKQSKSFKVPAKISGHIFFDGTKYDYEKGNLEQNSSEISSLNAVSDKINLDVKNENGELKGKIIVKNKAYSATIKKEKEYEMLNIGIQMTEANGTRYEAIINDIFAKESAKKNKNKLLSTLYDLKSERKKWPNNQFESLDNIYYINDKIKSICTYKNNKTSCDVVLLKTNKKLKLKQIFKDINDPHLKAILATAGVSENFVLSPLGLTFLNEEQISVPLDELRPYFSEDIGL; encoded by the coding sequence ATGAGAGCATTTATTGGGATTTTTATACTTATAGTAGGCCTATTTGGCTATGAGATAAATCACGAAAACTGGGCAAAATTTTATAAATTTATTGGTGAGGCAAATGGTATAAAATTTGAAGTTTATATGAACTATTTTAAAGATGAATTTGAAAATTTCAAGCAAAGCAAGAGCTTTAAAGTGCCGGCCAAGATAAGCGGACATATCTTTTTTGATGGTACAAAATACGACTACGAAAAAGGTAATCTTGAGCAAAATAGCAGTGAAATTTCATCGCTAAATGCTGTATCTGATAAGATAAATTTAGACGTTAAAAATGAAAATGGCGAGCTAAAGGGCAAAATAATCGTTAAAAACAAAGCCTATAGTGCGACTATCAAAAAAGAAAAAGAGTATGAAATGCTAAATATTGGCATCCAAATGACCGAAGCAAATGGCACGAGATACGAAGCTATCATCAACGACATATTTGCCAAAGAATCGGCTAAAAAAAATAAAAATAAATTACTCTCGACACTTTATGACCTAAAAAGCGAGCGTAAAAAATGGCCAAATAACCAATTTGAGAGCCTAGATAACATCTACTATATAAATGACAAAATAAAAAGCATCTGTACCTATAAAAATAATAAAACTAGCTGCGATGTCGTCTTACTTAAAACCAACAAAAAGCTAAAGTTAAAGCAGATTTTTAAAGATATAAATGATCCTCATCTAAAAGCAATCCTCGCAACAGCAGGTGTTAGCGAGAATTTTGTACTTTCGCCACTTGGGCTTACCTTTTTAAATGAGGAGCAAATTAGCGTGCCACTTGATGAGCTAAGACCATATTTTAGTGAGGATATCGGGCTTTAA
- a CDS encoding superoxide dismutase: protein MFELRKLPFDANSNAVVSAKTCEYHYGKHHATYVANLNNLIKDTKFANASFYEILTNSEGGLYNNVAQVYNHDFYWDCIAKKSEMSNELKAAIEANFANFKEEFLKAATTLFGSGWAWLVFDPSSKKLEIVQTSNAKTPVSDGKVPLLVVDVWEHAYYIDNFNARPKYLEIFYENINWEFVSKAYEWALKEGLGSVEFYTKELHK from the coding sequence ATGTTTGAACTTAGAAAACTTCCATTTGATGCAAATAGCAATGCAGTAGTTAGCGCAAAAACCTGTGAATACCACTACGGCAAGCATCATGCAACTTACGTAGCAAATTTAAACAATCTTATAAAAGATACAAAATTTGCCAACGCATCTTTTTATGAAATTCTAACAAATAGCGAAGGTGGGCTTTACAACAATGTCGCTCAAGTTTACAACCACGACTTTTACTGGGACTGCATCGCTAAAAAAAGTGAGATGTCAAACGAGCTAAAAGCTGCGATCGAGGCAAATTTCGCAAATTTTAAAGAGGAATTTTTAAAAGCAGCTACAACACTTTTTGGCTCAGGTTGGGCGTGGCTTGTATTTGATCCAAGTAGTAAAAAGTTAGAGATCGTGCAAACTAGCAACGCAAAAACTCCAGTGAGCGATGGCAAAGTGCCACTTCTAGTTGTTGACGTTTGGGAGCACGCTTACTACATCGACAACTTCAACGCTCGTCCAAAATACCTAGAGATATTTTATGAGAACATAAACTGGGAATTTGTAAGTAAAGCTTACGAGTGGGCGCTAAAAGAGGGCTTAGGCTCAGTTGAGTTTTACACAAAAGAACTTCACAAATAA
- a CDS encoding ribonuclease HII produces the protein MAKICGIDEAGRGALAGPLSVAACVLNKEISGLNDSKKLTAKKREELFKEIIESSNFLIIYFSNAQIDELGLSECLRRALKIFKAHFEGFEIIYDGNLDYGVGITTMIKADSKVAEVSAASILAKVSRDSLMKSWDKIYSKYGFAEHKGYGTKAHLDTIAKFGYSSFHRKSFVVKSFEKSLFD, from the coding sequence ATGGCAAAAATTTGTGGCATAGATGAGGCTGGACGTGGGGCTTTAGCTGGGCCTTTAAGCGTAGCGGCCTGCGTGCTAAATAAAGAAATTTCAGGTTTAAACGACTCCAAAAAACTAACCGCAAAAAAGCGTGAGGAGCTTTTTAAAGAGATTATAGAAAGCTCAAATTTTCTCATCATCTACTTCTCAAATGCGCAAATAGACGAACTTGGGCTAAGCGAGTGCTTAAGACGAGCGCTCAAAATTTTTAAGGCGCATTTTGAGGGTTTTGAGATCATTTATGATGGAAATTTAGACTATGGTGTTGGTATTACAACGATGATAAAAGCTGACAGCAAAGTCGCTGAGGTAAGCGCTGCTAGCATATTAGCAAAAGTTAGCCGTGATAGTTTGATGAAAAGCTGGGATAAAATTTACTCAAAATATGGCTTTGCTGAGCACAAAGGATACGGCACAAAGGCACATTTAGATACTATTGCTAAGTTTGGCTATTCAAGCTTTCATAGAAAAAGCTTTGTAGTAAAGTCTTTTGAAAAATCTCTATTTGACTAA
- a CDS encoding cystathionine gamma-synthase (catalyzes the formation of cystathionine from L-cysteine and O-succinyl-L-homoserine) has translation MKLDTLIVKGIEAKNNPNKAVIPPIFLASTFVQDDLENFQEFAYSRGSNPTKKAFDEIFAKVEGSKYAFSFGSGMAATAAALSLIKTGQKVLLNSNVYGGTYRYVTTVFESHGIKSEFIDDLNFLSEDDISDDVAAIFIETPSNPLLRVTDIARISKIAHKKGALVIVDNTFLTPYYQRVLEHGADIVVYSATKYIGGHADVIAGIVTLNDDALAEKIKFAKNTLGGIISPMDAYYLIRGLKTLSVRFDRQTQNTHKIIKFLQNNDAVSVVHFAGSYSEQEAKMQAAQASDIGALISFELYEKYDVNKFVKSLEIFDLAVSLGGVESLICRPATMTHEAYPKEVLDKIGIKQNLLRLAIGIENADDLIADLDQAFKKAKK, from the coding sequence ATGAAACTTGACACATTGATCGTAAAAGGCATTGAAGCTAAGAATAATCCAAATAAAGCTGTCATTCCGCCTATTTTTTTAGCAAGTACGTTTGTGCAAGATGATCTTGAGAATTTTCAAGAATTTGCATATTCTCGTGGTAGCAACCCAACCAAAAAAGCATTTGATGAAATTTTTGCAAAAGTTGAAGGCAGCAAATACGCATTTAGCTTTGGCTCAGGCATGGCAGCAACAGCAGCTGCACTTAGCCTTATAAAAACTGGGCAAAAGGTCCTACTAAATAGCAACGTCTATGGCGGCACTTATAGATATGTTACAACCGTTTTTGAAAGCCACGGTATAAAGAGCGAATTTATAGACGATCTAAATTTTTTAAGCGAAGATGACATAAGTGACGACGTAGCGGCGATATTCATCGAAACTCCGTCAAATCCTCTATTAAGAGTGACAGACATCGCTAGAATTTCAAAGATCGCTCACAAAAAAGGCGCTCTAGTCATCGTAGATAACACATTTTTAACGCCTTATTATCAAAGAGTGCTTGAGCACGGAGCTGATATCGTGGTTTATAGCGCTACAAAATATATCGGTGGACACGCTGATGTGATCGCTGGTATCGTCACGCTAAACGATGATGCTTTGGCTGAGAAGATAAAATTTGCTAAAAACACGCTTGGTGGTATCATAAGCCCGATGGACGCATACTACTTAATACGTGGGCTTAAAACGCTTAGCGTTAGGTTTGATAGACAAACACAAAATACACATAAAATCATCAAATTTTTACAAAATAATGACGCCGTTAGCGTGGTGCATTTTGCTGGCTCATATAGCGAGCAAGAGGCAAAGATGCAAGCGGCTCAAGCAAGCGACATCGGTGCTCTCATCTCATTTGAGCTTTATGAAAAATATGATGTAAATAAATTTGTAAAATCGCTAGAAATTTTTGATCTAGCAGTGAGCCTTGGTGGTGTAGAAAGTCTTATCTGCAGGCCTGCGACGATGACACATGAGGCATATCCGAAAGAGGTACTAGATAAGATCGGCATAAAGCAAAACTTGCTTCGCCTAGCAATTGGTATCGAAAACGCTGATGATCTAATAGCAGATCTTGATCAAGCATTTAAAAAAGCAAAAAAATAA